One Streptomyces lincolnensis genomic region harbors:
- the rpoB gene encoding DNA-directed RNA polymerase subunit beta: protein MAASRNASTANTNNGASTAPLRISFAKIKEPLEVPNLLALQTESFDWLLGNTAWQSRVEEALESGQDVPTKSGLEEIFEEISPIEDFSGSMSLTFRDHRFEPPKNSIDECKERDFTYAAPLFVTAEFTNNETGEIKSQTVFMGDFPLMTGKGTFVINGTERVVVSQLVRSPGVYFDSSIDKTSDKDIFSAKIIPSRGAWLEMEIDKRDMVGVRIDRKRKQSVTVLLKALGWTTEQILEEFGEYESMRATLEKDHTQGQDDALLDIYRKLRPGEPPTREAAQTLLENLYFNSKRYDLAKVGRYKVNKKLGGEAPLNAGVLTVEDIISTIKYLVKLHAGETETVGDSGGSIVVETDDIDHFGNRRLRSVGELIQNQVRTGLARMERVVRERMTTQDVEAITPQTLINIRPVVASIKEFFGTSQLSQFMDQNNPLSGLTHKRRLSALGPGGLSRERAGFEVRDVHPSHYGRMCPIETPEGPNIGLIGSLASYGRVNAFGFVETPYRKVTAGVVTDEVDYLTADEEDRFVIAQANATLNDDMRFAENRVLVRRRGGEVDYVAGDDVDYMDVSPRQMVSVATAMIPFLEHDDANRALMGANMMRQAVPLIKSEAPLVGTGMEYRSAVDAGDVVKAEKAGVVQEVSADYITTANDDGTYITYRLAKFARSNQGTSVNQKVIVNEGDRIIDGQVLADGPATQNGEMALGKNLLVAFMPWEGHNYEDAIILSQRLVQDDVLSSIHIEEHEVDARDTKLGPEEITRDIPNVSEEVLADLDERGIIRIGAEVVAGDILVGKVTPKGETELTPEERLLRAIFGEKAREVRDTSLKVPHGEIGKVIGVRVFDREEGDELPPGVNQLVRVYVAQKRKITDGDKLAGRHGNKGVISKILPIEDMPFLEDGTPVDIILNPLGVPSRMNPGQVLEIHLGWLASRGWDVSGLGEEWAQRLQVIGADQVDAGTNVATPVFDGAREDELAGLLNHTIPNRDGDRMVQPTGKARLFDGRSGEPFPDPISIGYMYILKLHHLVDDKLHARSTGPYSMITQQPLGGKAQFGGQRFGEMEVWALEAYGAAYALQELLTIKSDDVTGRVKVYEAIVKGENIPEPGIPESFKVLIKEMQSLCLNVEVLSSDGMSIEMRDTDEDVFRAAEELGIDLSRREPSSVEEV from the coding sequence TTGGCCGCCTCGCGCAACGCCTCGACCGCGAATACGAACAACGGCGCCAGCACCGCCCCGCTGCGCATCTCTTTTGCAAAGATCAAGGAGCCTCTCGAGGTTCCCAACCTGCTCGCGTTGCAGACCGAGAGCTTTGACTGGCTCCTCGGCAACACCGCTTGGCAGAGTCGGGTCGAGGAGGCTCTGGAGAGTGGACAGGACGTCCCCACCAAGTCCGGTCTGGAGGAGATCTTCGAGGAGATCTCCCCGATCGAGGACTTCTCCGGGTCGATGTCGCTGACCTTCCGCGACCACCGTTTCGAACCCCCGAAGAACAGCATCGACGAGTGCAAGGAGCGCGACTTCACGTACGCCGCCCCACTCTTCGTCACGGCCGAGTTCACCAACAACGAGACCGGCGAGATCAAGTCCCAGACGGTCTTCATGGGCGACTTCCCGCTCATGACCGGCAAGGGCACCTTCGTCATCAACGGCACCGAGCGTGTCGTCGTGTCGCAGCTGGTCCGTTCGCCGGGCGTCTACTTCGACTCCTCGATCGACAAGACGTCCGACAAGGACATCTTCTCCGCCAAGATCATCCCGTCCCGGGGTGCCTGGCTGGAGATGGAGATCGACAAGCGCGACATGGTCGGTGTCCGTATCGACCGCAAGCGCAAGCAGTCCGTCACCGTCCTGCTCAAGGCTCTCGGGTGGACCACCGAGCAGATCCTGGAGGAGTTCGGCGAGTACGAGTCGATGCGCGCCACCCTGGAGAAGGACCACACCCAGGGCCAGGACGACGCGCTGCTCGACATCTACCGCAAGCTGCGTCCGGGCGAGCCCCCGACGCGTGAGGCCGCGCAGACGCTGCTCGAGAACCTCTATTTCAACTCCAAGCGCTACGACCTCGCCAAGGTCGGCCGCTACAAGGTGAACAAGAAGCTGGGCGGCGAGGCCCCGCTGAACGCCGGGGTCCTGACCGTCGAGGACATCATCTCGACGATCAAGTACCTGGTGAAGCTGCACGCGGGCGAGACGGAGACGGTCGGCGACAGCGGTGGCTCGATCGTCGTCGAGACCGACGACATCGACCACTTCGGCAACCGTCGTCTGCGCAGCGTCGGCGAGCTCATCCAGAACCAGGTCCGTACGGGTCTGGCGCGTATGGAGCGAGTCGTCCGTGAGCGGATGACGACCCAGGACGTCGAGGCGATCACGCCGCAGACCCTGATCAACATCCGGCCGGTCGTCGCCTCCATCAAGGAGTTCTTCGGCACCAGCCAGCTCTCGCAGTTCATGGACCAGAACAACCCGCTGTCGGGTCTGACGCACAAGCGTCGTCTCTCGGCGCTGGGCCCCGGTGGTCTGTCGCGTGAGCGGGCCGGCTTCGAGGTCCGTGACGTGCACCCGTCCCACTACGGCCGCATGTGCCCGATCGAGACCCCTGAAGGCCCGAACATCGGTCTGATCGGTTCGCTCGCCTCCTACGGCCGCGTCAACGCGTTCGGTTTCGTGGAGACGCCGTACCGCAAGGTCACCGCTGGTGTCGTCACCGACGAGGTCGACTACCTCACGGCCGACGAAGAGGACCGATTCGTCATCGCGCAGGCCAACGCCACGCTCAACGACGACATGCGGTTCGCCGAGAACCGCGTGCTCGTCCGTCGTCGTGGTGGCGAGGTCGACTACGTCGCCGGTGACGACGTGGACTACATGGACGTCTCGCCGCGCCAGATGGTGTCGGTCGCGACCGCCATGATCCCGTTCCTGGAGCACGACGACGCCAACCGTGCCCTCATGGGCGCGAACATGATGCGTCAGGCCGTGCCGCTCATCAAGTCCGAGGCGCCGCTCGTCGGCACCGGCATGGAGTACCGCTCCGCGGTCGACGCCGGCGACGTGGTCAAGGCCGAGAAGGCCGGTGTGGTCCAGGAGGTCTCCGCGGACTACATCACCACCGCCAACGACGACGGTACGTACATCACGTACCGCCTGGCCAAGTTCGCCCGCTCCAACCAGGGCACCTCGGTCAACCAGAAGGTCATCGTCAACGAGGGCGACCGGATCATCGATGGCCAGGTCCTGGCCGACGGTCCGGCCACCCAGAACGGCGAGATGGCGCTCGGCAAGAACCTGCTGGTCGCGTTCATGCCGTGGGAGGGTCACAACTACGAGGACGCGATCATCCTGTCGCAGCGCCTCGTGCAGGACGACGTCCTCTCCTCGATCCACATCGAGGAGCACGAGGTCGACGCCCGTGACACCAAGCTCGGCCCCGAGGAGATCACCCGGGACATCCCGAACGTCTCCGAGGAGGTCCTCGCCGACCTCGACGAGCGCGGCATCATCCGGATCGGTGCCGAGGTCGTCGCCGGTGACATCCTCGTCGGCAAGGTCACGCCCAAGGGTGAGACCGAGCTGACGCCCGAGGAGCGCCTGCTCCGCGCGATCTTCGGTGAGAAGGCGCGCGAGGTGCGCGACACCTCGCTGAAGGTGCCGCACGGCGAGATCGGCAAGGTCATCGGCGTCCGCGTCTTCGACCGCGAGGAGGGCGACGAGCTTCCCCCCGGTGTGAACCAGCTGGTGCGCGTGTACGTGGCGCAGAAGCGCAAGATCACCGACGGTGACAAGCTCGCCGGCCGTCACGGCAACAAGGGCGTCATCTCGAAGATCCTGCCGATCGAGGACATGCCGTTCCTGGAGGACGGCACCCCGGTCGACATCATCCTCAACCCGCTGGGTGTGCCGTCCCGAATGAACCCGGGACAGGTCCTGGAGATCCACCTCGGCTGGCTCGCCAGCCGCGGCTGGGACGTCTCCGGTCTCGGCGAGGAGTGGGCGCAGCGCCTCCAGGTGATCGGCGCCGACCAGGTCGACGCCGGCACCAACGTCGCCACCCCGGTGTTCGACGGTGCGCGTGAGGACGAGCTCGCCGGTCTGCTGAACCACACCATCCCGAACCGCGACGGCGACCGCATGGTGCAGCCGACCGGTAAGGCGCGGCTGTTCGACGGCCGTAGCGGTGAGCCGTTCCCGGACCCGATCTCCATCGGCTACATGTACATCCTCAAGCTCCACCACCTGGTCGACGACAAGCTGCACGCCCGGTCGACCGGTCCGTACTCGATGATCACCCAGCAGCCGCTGGGTGGTAAGGCCCAGTTCGGTGGCCAGCGCTTCGGTGAGATGGAGGTGTGGGCGCTGGAGGCGTACGGCGCCGCTTACGCCCTCCAGGAGCTGCTGACCATCAAGTCCGACGACGTGACCGGCCGCGTGAAGGTCTACGAGGCCATCGTCAAGGGCGAGAACATCCCCGAGCCCGGCATCCCCGAGTCCTTCAAGGTGCTCATCAAGGAGATGCAGTCCCTGTGCCTCAACGTGGAGGTGCTGTCCTCGGACGGCATGTCCATCGAGATGCGCGACACCGATGAGGACGTCTTCCGCGCTGCGGAGGAGCTTGGCATCGACCTGTCCCGGCGCGAGCCGAGCAGCGTCGAAGAGGTCTGA